DNA sequence from the Parachlamydia acanthamoebae genome:
TCTTTCCTCAATTTAATTTGAATTGCAACAAACATGTTTTGCGCAAAGAAAAATCTACAAGATGTTCTCTTATAAACTGACTATTGCAAAAAAATAAGTTGATTGCAAGATAGGGGATTATCTTTTTTTTTAATCTGCGCGAGCTTCTAGATAATTCTCCCCGGCCAGATCCAAACTTTCTGATTCCAAAGAAGTTGAAGTAGCACACAAAAGAGACTCAGCCCTTCTCAATGCTTTTTTCATGTGGAGATGCGGACGTCTTTCGTTTAAGAAGAACAGATTTTCTTTTCCGATCAGATCGATTAAAGCTGAATTGCTCAAGACTTCCCATGTTGGAAAGGTTAAGCCACTTAATATAAGATGCCTGCCTGAGCTTTGTAAATAATTGTAAAGTTGATGTAGAGCCAAGCAACCCGTTGCATCGAGATCGCGCGCATGTTTCAGCTGAAGAATAATCACTTTCGTTGTTGTATCATCTTCAGCAATTGATTTTAGAGTACTTTGGAAAAGATCTGCTGCCCCAAAAAATAACTCCCCCTTGACTTTGATGACTCGAATTTTTTTCTTGTCGTTTTTTCTGGCTGCATCAGCGGAACACCATTTACCTGAGTCATCGATACCATATTCAATTAGCTGAGGAATTGCCGCTTTTTTAAGATAAAGAGTAATTGAAATGACGACGCCAATATAAAAAGCCACGTCTAAGCTCAAAAATACACAAGAGAGAATCGTAATCCAAAGGACAAGCGCATCCGAATTCGTCGCTTTTAAACAGAGTAAAAATTGTTTGCGATTGACAATACTGACTGCCGTCACTATCAAGAGAGCCGCTAAAGATCCGACGGGAATGCGTGTAATAAAAAATCCAAAGGCGAGTAGAAACGTGGCAACAAAAATGGCCCCAAAAATAGCTGCAAATCGGGTTTGTGCCCCGCTAATGTAATTCAAAATGCTGCGAGAATTACTTCCTGAAATAGGCATTGCTCCGCCTAGAAAAGAACCACAGAAATTTCCTAATCCAATCCCAAAAATATCTTGATTAAGAGATAACCGCTGGCCTGTGATGGCCGCAATTGATTTAGCAACAGCCGCGGATTCAAGAATACTCATCAAAGCAATCGCAAAAGCAACGGGGACGACACTACTCAAAATGCGCGTGTTGAAATAAGGAAACGAAAGCGCAGGCAATCCAGTATAAACTTCACCAGTATCACCGACTAACGCGACTTGTTGCAGGCGCTCTCCCACAAAAGATTCTCCCCCCTCAACATTTAACCCCATTAGTTGGACAACAATCGCCATAAATCCGAACGCGATTGCGGCTCCAGGAATCCGTTTGTCTTTTTGCCTAAAAGCAACGATCAAAAACAAACTTCCCAAGCTAATTAATAGGGTAGGTAAATGGAATTGGCTTAAATGCGAGACTAAGTACCAGGCTTTTTCATAAAATGCATGCACCCCTTCCATAGGAGGAATTCCAAGAAATATGTAAAATTGATCGATGACAATCGCAATGGCTGTTCCCACAACGTATCCAACAACAACAGAATGGCTCACGAATTGCGTCAAGCGTCCCAATTTAAATGAAGCCACTAAAATCTGAAAAATTCCGACAAGGAGGGTCAATTGCGTTAAAATCTGGACCGCCATCCACTCTCTTTCGGGTCCATCAAGATCTCGAAAATAATTAAAAAGAATTTGCGATGTCCCCGACTGAACCATGATGGCAATGGCATTACTAGGCCCTACAATTAAATGACGAGAAGATCCCCAGGTTGCTGCAATTAAAGAAGAAAAAATCACCGCCAAAAGGCCACAAGAAAGAGGAAGCCCCGCAACCATTGCATAGGCCATGGCTTGAGGAACGCTTAGCAGGGCGACTGAAAATCCGGCACTAACGTCTTGAGCTAAAAATCCCCAAGAATAATTTTTCAAATCCTTTAAGGATGTAAAAAATGAGATGCGATCAACCGAAGAGCCCATTTCAGTCATCTCCATGAGCATTTAGAAAAAAATCTGCAGCTTTCTTTTTGAGTTTTAGCATAGATAAGGCGCATTTTGTCATTAAAAAACACAAATGCCGAAATTTGATAAAAAATAAAAGTTAATTGTATTCGATATTACTATTTTTTAAAAGAAATAACTTTTAAAAAGATATTTGCACTTCCTATTACTATAGAAAAGTCTCATTTGCTTACAAATTTTCCTTAATGATTAAAAATTCTAAGACAAGAAGATGCTCACTTTAAAAGGGGCTTAAGAATAATGCTAATATACGTTAGAGGAAAGTAATTAAAAGCATTTAGCCAATGCAAATAACACAAAAACTAATCCCTTAACATCCTAATATTTAGAGCGCTAACTCTAAAAGATATCAACTCAATTAGGTATTTCTCACTTGTAATTTATAGACCCTCAATCGTTACGTAAATCCCAGATTGTAAAAGAAGCTCCACTATGGACTGCCCTACAATTATCGGGACAGGAAGCAGCGACAACTTTAAAGTCAGCAACCTTAAGCAAGCATGAAACCCTTCCACTATGACCTCTTAAAAAATGAAAGGGTCTTTTTTGTCGTATATCCCAAAATGCAATCGATTTATCATCAGCACCGCTTGCAAAAAAAGTTTCTGAAATTTTGCAAATTGTCCAAACTCTCCCACTATGGGCACGGAAAGAATTTGTTATCCTTTTTGTTTCAATATTTAATAAAGAGACTTTTCCAGAAAATGCAGCAATAGCTAGTGTTTCCTCTGAAAGATTTTCTAGATATGAAATAAAAGGTCTCTGTTTAATAGTAGAGGTTGTATTTAATGCTTCTCTCACAACTTTTTCTTTTTGTTTCCACGAAACTACGTCACCCGACGGTAATTTTTTCATTTTAACAACATCTAAATCAGATCCAGTAGCAACAAAAAAAGTATCATTTCTTGAAGAAACGGCTTTAATGCAATAAACCCAGTCATTTTTACTCAAAGAAAAATCTAAGCCCGATAATCGCTTAATTCCGACTTTTTTATTTCTATCTATTTTTGTTGTCCACGTCGCCATCATAGCGGGAAGACCTGAAAGAAACATAAGGCTTTCCCCCTTGCGCGGAATTGTTGTTAAACAATTAATACGACAAATGTTTCTATCCTTACTTTTCACATTGTGATTAAAACTGTTTTGATGCCAGCTAACCAGCCCCCCACTACTAGACCAAAGAGCAAGGCTACCATCTCTTGTTCCACTCATCCACTGCCCATCTTCGGCAATAGCCAAAGCAGTAATCCAATGACAGTAGCTCTTGGGTTGCAATCGCTCATGTGGATGCCTTAATAAACTTATACAGTTCCAATCAACATCCCATATCTTAAGCGTCGTATCTTTAGATCCGCTAACAAAAGTGTTATTCTCTAGTTTGATCAGTCCATGTACATCGTCATTATGAACATTTTCAATAACTCCAAAGGCCTGACTTATCGAAGTAAAGCAAGAACTTGTAAGAGGATCTTGCCAAGAAGTGGGTGTCATTTTAAACCTTAAATATAAATTAAACCATTTGAAATTATAATTAACTTCAGTCTCTTTCTCTTTACCAAACTTAACTTTTTAGATTAATCACAGAAGCTTTGGAAGAATGACTTAGAATCGTCGATTCATCCCGTCTTTTTTTTCTTTTAGGCTCAGACCGTTCTTGCTCTCTAGCCCTTTTTCTAGAAGACTCATTAGAAGACGGACTAATCTCAAAAATACGTTTTTGTTCTTTTTGGTTCGGCTGCTCATTAGGAACTTCAAGCGAAACTTTTAGCGCAATGACACCATGTTGAGAGGCTCTTTCTTTGTAACCCGGAATTTTTTCATAGATTTCAATCCCCTTGCTGAGGTCTGTTACGTCTGGAAGACATGCCTTAAGACCCTCTTTAACAAGCATTTCTTTGAATGAGGGATATGTATTGACGTCTGTAATTAAACATTGGACAGGAGCCGATGACCTACAATAAAATGTGATGCGATCACCAATCCTTGCACATTTAAAAGCACCAGAATTAATCCTTCCTTCAACAGTTTTCTGTCCACTTCTGATTAAATCGAGATACTTTTTCATTAATGTAAATTTTTTTCCATCAAGGCTCCCTGAGCCACTTCTAGAAGACCATGACCGATTTATTCTTTCTGTTGAAGAAAAATCACTGCTAAAAATTCTCGCTGAACGCTCTCTTGAAATATGCGTAGATGGGACTGTGGTGTTAGGGAAAAATCTGGGCCGAATGGTGTTATGATTCATACTCTTCCTTAAATTTGTTATTGATCATGCGATGTTGCAATAAGGTTTCGATGCAACCAAAATGGGTAACTGTGAGAAAAAAGATCTTACAAATCTCAACCATTCTATTCAAGCTTTAATTTTACAGCAATTACACCAAATTTTTTTTCGTCTTCTCTCGAATAAAAGCGATAGTAAATATTTTCACCTTCATCGAGACTGGCACAACCAGGCAGTACATTTTTAAGCCCTTCATGGAAGAGCATATCTCGAAAAAAAGGGTAGCAATCAACCCTTTGAACAAAGACAATGAGCTGATTGTTTATCCTTAAGCAATCACCAGGTGCTAAATTTAAAAATTTGGATTTGGCTAAACGGCCTTCAACTGTTTTCTTTCCTTGCTTAATTAGCTTGAAAAATTGATCTTCTACGTTAATGTCTAACATTGATTTATCTTTTTACTTAAGTTCTTTAATGAGAAGGTGCTCAGTTATACCTTTTATATATTTGTCGGGAAAAGACTTGACAATTTCACAACCTTTTTTTTGAAAAAATGCTAATGATTCTGTCTTTGTTTCGGATACTGTAACAGCTATTCTTTTGATTCCAATTGTTTGCAAAGCGACATCATTAACACGATTCCATAAAATGGTTCCTAAACCTCTCCTTGAATTAGTTTTAGCATCAACAACAAAGAGAGTTTTCAGTTCAAATGCATCAGAATATTCTTGGAATTCTTGTGTAGGCTGTTTTTTATAAACAATAATCCCTGCAATATTTTCTCCGTTAACTAATAATTCACATTTGCGATCTAAAGACAGACTAATTTTATGGAGAGCTTGTGTTTGATCTCCATAAAGGGGTTTTATTGTTGAATTAAATAAATCTTCTACTTGCTTAAATAGCGAATGCGTACCATCTACAGGTACAAAAGAAAGTGAAATTTCAGTATGCATAAGAACCTTTTTACTTTAAATTTTTTAAGAATCAAATTTTAACCTTTACAGTAAAATTTATTTTATTTCAGAGAAGTTTAAATTTTAAATATTTGTGCAAAAACCTATGTGGTTGGAAAAATATTGTCAACAAAAACACGCGGTACAATGGAGAGATCATTTGTAGCCAAGATGGTTTTCAATATTGACATAACCGTTTTTTGAATAGCGACTAAAATTCGGATAAAAACCTGAGAAAAATATATGGATTGAAAAGTCTTGCCAAATCCCTAAGCGAATCGACATTTTCAAGAGCATTTGCAGAGTTTGCTGATATTGCACTTCCACAACATGAGCGTGAAGCACTGATCAAAAAACCGTTGAGAGATGAGGTTATTTTTCATAATTCATGGGATTCTGCAGCAATTGAGGTTAGAGAAAAAGCCCAGCTAAAACCTAAAATGACTGAATCAAGTAAGAAAAAAAAGGAGCTCTAAAAGGATGAGGAGAGAGCCAATGCACGTTTGAAAGATAAGTTTGGTGCTTGTAAAATTAGGGTTCGTGGATTTGTTAAAGTGGCGTGCCATCTCATGTTTAGTGTTTTAACATTAGTTGCAGATCAACTAATGAAGCTGGTGACCTCGTTATAAGGCAAATCGAACAAATAAAATGAGATGAAATGCTTAGGGCGGCTCGACAACAAAGTAGGCAATCTTTTGATATTTTAGCTATTAAACAGCGAAAATATAACCAATAAGATAAATTCAAATTTTCAAATATTCGCTAAAAATCAAATACTCTATTTATTTTTAAGCTTTATTTCTTTATAGTAAGTAACTTCATAAAACTTAAGGTGAAAGATTTGATTATGTCAAGATTACCAAAACTTGCTCTCGTTGGCCGACCTAACGTGGGAAAATCCGCCCTTTTCAATAAGATTTGCGGGAAAAAAATTGCCATTGTGGATGAAGCAGAAGGTGTGACGAGAGATCGTCTTTACGCCGAGGCAGATTTGTTTGGTCGCCATTTTCAAGTCATCGATACCGGCGGAATTAACCCTCGCTCTGATGCGCCATTCAATGAAGAAGTCAAAAGACAAGCTGAAATTGCCATCGAGGAAGCCGATACCATTGTGATGGTTGTCGATTCGCATGTCGGTTTAACGGCTCTGGATCATGAAGTTGCCCAGATTTTATTGCGCACCTCAAAACCACTTTGCTTAGCTGTTAATAAAATCGACCATCCTTCCCAAGAGCACCTTATTTATGAGTTCCAATCTCTTGGGATCACAAATAAAGTTGCCGTATCCGCCACACAAAGCTGGCGCATTGCCGAACTTTTAGAAGCCGCTTTAGATCCTTTAAGCCTTGAAATCGGGGAAGAAGAAACAGATAAGCCATTAGCAATCGCGATTATTGGAAGACCCAACGTCGGAAAATCCTCTTTGATTAACTACCTTTTAGATGAACAACGTTGCATCGTTAGTCCCATTCCGGGGACAACACGCGACAGCGTAGATGTGTCTTTTACACATAACGAACATGCCTACACGCTTATCGATACAGCTGGAATCCGTAGAAAACACTCTGAACACGAGGTCGTGGACAAATTTGCCGCGATTCGTACAGAACGTGCAATTGCCCGAGCAGATATCTGTTTATTGGTTCTGGATTCTCAACAAGGGATCACAGTTCAAGAAAAAAGGATCGCTAATCTGATTGAAGAAGCTGGAAAAGGATGCATTTTACTTTTCAATAAATGGGATCTTGTTAAAGGCTTCCGAATGGAGCATTGCCTCAAAGAAATTGAAAGTGAAGCCTCCTTCCTTAATCACTGCCCCAAGATTTTTATGTCCGCAAAAACAGGACGAAATGTCGAGAAGATCTTTGAGGAAATTCAAACAGTTCACGAAAATTCACAAAAACGGATTACCACTCACCAATTGAATAAGTTTATAGAAGTTGCGATGCAGCGAAATCACCCACCGATGATGATGGGTAAACGTTTACGTATTTATTACATGGCTCAAGTGGCAGTTAACCCTCCTAAATTTATCCTCTTCGTGAACTATCCAAACTTGATGATGGAGAGCTATAAAAAGTATCTATACAATCAGTTTAGGGAAGCTTACGGCTTCACTGGCGTGCCGATTCTGATGCACTTAAAAGGAAAAGAAAAAACCCGTCAAGAAAAGCAAGAAGAAGCCCGCGAACAAGCGCGTCCAAAACCCCCTAAAATGGCTTTCACCCCAAGTGAAGAGGAAGAACCTTTCGAAGTTGACGACGAATTATCCGATTGGGATGAAGAAGATGAAAATAATTTAAACTGGCCTTAAAAAGTCAGCTAAATGGGAAAGGATGTTGATTGAGCGGAATGTTCAATCAACATCCTTCATCAGCCTTCTTGACTCTCACTGAAAGTCCTGCTCTCATCATCTGTTAATTTTCCCAATTTTTTGCATCCATTTTAGACACTTAAAATACGAGGGAATAAATGCTGGGATTCACTGGGACTTTAAGTTGTGGGCGTGCGGCTGCAAAAAAATTTGACATCTTCAGAGATTCGATGGTGGGATAGATGACGGGATAAGCCTTAAAAAAAGAAAGCTTCCACTGTTCAATTGAGAGTTTTCAAGCTTGACATAATGAAAATTTTTCTACCCGCACTTCAAATTTATTCTATTAAACTATCTCTCATAAATGGTTTCCGATTTCCTAAAAAAGGATTTGGGTAATTTATCATCGTTTTTTACAGTTAGAGACATACTACCTCTTCAAAAAAAATGGAGGGGTTCTATTGCAGCATTTTCGCAAAAACTATGCACAATTAATAAACTAAATCGCCCTTTATTAAAGGTCATTGATTTAAATAAGTCATAGCTCGCTGGAATAGATTTGATCACCGCAATGAATTCATTCTTCATTCAAAAAAGACCCTATCATTATTTATTTACATAAATTCTTTAAATACCCAAGATAACGCAGAGTCTAAAAATTAGATTTTCTCAAATGGATCTCCATTTCGAGAGCATAGATACATTTCAATTAATCAAACTGAAATTGGAGAGTCATGAAAAAGCTTCTAGCAGCCTTTATTCTTGGTGCTTTGCTCTTTTGCTCAATTGTAGACAATCTTCTTGCTTCCGAAAAAAAACTTAACACTTCAAACAAAATTTATATCCAACCCCAAGATGCTCTCACAACTTTATCCGGTTTGTTTGTAAATATTGATGGAGTGCAACATCCAGTTTCTAGCATTCATTGTGATTCAGAAGGAATTTATATTTTTAAACCCCTCGACTGTTGGTGTGATAACGGCCATTCCACCGTCTGTTTTTTTTGTGAAGGGTGCAGTGTATGGTATTGCCCTTATCGCTGTGGTTGCCCTGAATAATTTGACAAATTCTGGAGAGGCATCTCTCCAGAATTACCCCAGCCACCATTGATCCTCTATCTATGCAAAGCCCCCATTGATACGAAGAACCTGAGAATTCACCCACCCACCGTCTGGCCCAGCAAGAAAAGACACAACATTCGCAATATCTTAGGGCTGACCAAGCCGCTCAAGAGGGGCCAATTTCGTAATTTGAGCAATCTGCTCTTGGCTTTTGCCATCAAGAAAGAGTTCTGTAGCAACTGGTCCGGGGGCTATGGCATTGACCGTAATGTTTCGACCGCGCAGCTCGTTAGCTAGCACGTGAACCAAGCCTTCCACACGCACTTTTGACGCAATATAGGGAACCATATGCTGGAAAGGATTTCGCTAATACGCTACTTGAAAAGGCAACAATTCTCCCTCCCCCAGCAACGCGTTTTGCAGCTTGTGTTGACACCAAAAATGTTCCTCGCAAATTTGTATGAATAACTTTAT
Encoded proteins:
- a CDS encoding SulP family inorganic anion transporter, coding for MGSSVDRISFFTSLKDLKNYSWGFLAQDVSAGFSVALLSVPQAMAYAMVAGLPLSCGLLAVIFSSLIAATWGSSRHLIVGPSNAIAIMVQSGTSQILFNYFRDLDGPEREWMAVQILTQLTLLVGIFQILVASFKLGRLTQFVSHSVVVGYVVGTAIAIVIDQFYIFLGIPPMEGVHAFYEKAWYLVSHLSQFHLPTLLISLGSLFLIVAFRQKDKRIPGAAIAFGFMAIVVQLMGLNVEGGESFVGERLQQVALVGDTGEVYTGLPALSFPYFNTRILSSVVPVAFAIALMSILESAAVAKSIAAITGQRLSLNQDIFGIGLGNFCGSFLGGAMPISGSNSRSILNYISGAQTRFAAIFGAIFVATFLLAFGFFITRIPVGSLAALLIVTAVSIVNRKQFLLCLKATNSDALVLWITILSCVFLSLDVAFYIGVVISITLYLKKAAIPQLIEYGIDDSGKWCSADAARKNDKKKIRVIKVKGELFFGAADLFQSTLKSIAEDDTTTKVIILQLKHARDLDATGCLALHQLYNYLQSSGRHLILSGLTFPTWEVLSNSALIDLIGKENLFFLNERRPHLHMKKALRRAESLLCATSTSLESESLDLAGENYLEARAD
- a CDS encoding WD40 repeat domain-containing protein encodes the protein MTPTSWQDPLTSSCFTSISQAFGVIENVHNDDVHGLIKLENNTFVSGSKDTTLKIWDVDWNCISLLRHPHERLQPKSYCHWITALAIAEDGQWMSGTRDGSLALWSSSGGLVSWHQNSFNHNVKSKDRNICRINCLTTIPRKGESLMFLSGLPAMMATWTTKIDRNKKVGIKRLSGLDFSLSKNDWVYCIKAVSSRNDTFFVATGSDLDVVKMKKLPSGDVVSWKQKEKVVREALNTTSTIKQRPFISYLENLSEETLAIAAFSGKVSLLNIETKRITNSFRAHSGRVWTICKISETFFASGADDKSIAFWDIRQKRPFHFLRGHSGRVSCLLKVADFKVVAASCPDNCRAVHSGASFTIWDLRND
- a CDS encoding ASCH domain-containing protein, with product MNHNTIRPRFFPNTTVPSTHISRERSARIFSSDFSSTERINRSWSSRSGSGSLDGKKFTLMKKYLDLIRSGQKTVEGRINSGAFKCARIGDRITFYCRSSAPVQCLITDVNTYPSFKEMLVKEGLKACLPDVTDLSKGIEIYEKIPGYKERASQHGVIALKVSLEVPNEQPNQKEQKRIFEISPSSNESSRKRAREQERSEPKRKKRRDESTILSHSSKASVINLKS
- a CDS encoding ASCH domain-containing protein, whose product is MLDINVEDQFFKLIKQGKKTVEGRLAKSKFLNLAPGDCLRINNQLIVFVQRVDCYPFFRDMLFHEGLKNVLPGCASLDEGENIYYRFYSREDEKKFGVIAVKLKLE
- a CDS encoding GNAT family N-acetyltransferase, yielding MHTEISLSFVPVDGTHSLFKQVEDLFNSTIKPLYGDQTQALHKISLSLDRKCELLVNGENIAGIIVYKKQPTQEFQEYSDAFELKTLFVVDAKTNSRRGLGTILWNRVNDVALQTIGIKRIAVTVSETKTESLAFFQKKGCEIVKSFPDKYIKGITEHLLIKELK
- the der gene encoding ribosome biogenesis GTPase Der → MSRLPKLALVGRPNVGKSALFNKICGKKIAIVDEAEGVTRDRLYAEADLFGRHFQVIDTGGINPRSDAPFNEEVKRQAEIAIEEADTIVMVVDSHVGLTALDHEVAQILLRTSKPLCLAVNKIDHPSQEHLIYEFQSLGITNKVAVSATQSWRIAELLEAALDPLSLEIGEEETDKPLAIAIIGRPNVGKSSLINYLLDEQRCIVSPIPGTTRDSVDVSFTHNEHAYTLIDTAGIRRKHSEHEVVDKFAAIRTERAIARADICLLVLDSQQGITVQEKRIANLIEEAGKGCILLFNKWDLVKGFRMEHCLKEIESEASFLNHCPKIFMSAKTGRNVEKIFEEIQTVHENSQKRITTHQLNKFIEVAMQRNHPPMMMGKRLRIYYMAQVAVNPPKFILFVNYPNLMMESYKKYLYNQFREAYGFTGVPILMHLKGKEKTRQEKQEEAREQARPKPPKMAFTPSEEEEPFEVDDELSDWDEEDENNLNWP